From the genome of Triticum aestivum cultivar Chinese Spring chromosome 3B, IWGSC CS RefSeq v2.1, whole genome shotgun sequence, one region includes:
- the LOC123068352 gene encoding uncharacterized protein DDB_G0286299 codes for MGRKRRQPSPPPPPPPEEDSSAEESSSAEEEEEEEEEAAEATPATQNSPKPPSAAADDDAEADADSSDGSDEESSESGKIDAEAFELRQIASSNPPPAAASKPESDDQEPTPPGKDKKKRKAGAEKVAPEPSPSGKAKKKALSELTPSSEGKKKHKAQPEKTAPWNKLEKPGQPRRWTVEDELKILEALVRHVKANGTQPGAGELIAVVGGSLERKNCTKTEMYEKVRNIRQRYEKAVSTGALPEKDDDLRKFKLSEQVWGANAKQVAAATMAQNEAASLKSKKKGQTSKEKTEGHSKGGAAKEATASADETEGYSKGATAKQATEEKVEEDGKGRSSKKASTADTPAKSRKRGNHNEELEGDAKTATTKETVDTTTQNGGTLVRSKSGKSDKEKADGDAESPTPTEDMADAQNGGTLALYKTEGEAHEEKMDTDANVKGTRKGFEELQKLYPNLTSYVEDIQAQHPCGETLKRAFEFIPDEKACTLESKIKKQRVAELRMEMRRSDTKKEVTNIFIGLLD; via the coding sequence ATGGGCCGCAAGCGCCGCCagccgtcaccgccgccgcctccgcctccggaggagGATTCTTCCGCCGAGGAGTCCAGCtccgccgaggaggaggaggaggaggaggaggaggcggcggaggccacCCCCGCGACCCAAAATTCCCCCAAGCCCCCTTCCGCCGCCGCGGACGACGACGCCGAGGCCGACGCCGATTCGTCGGACGGAAGCGACGAGGAGTCCTCCGAGTCAGGCAAGATCGACGCCGAGGCCTTCGAGCTGCGCCAGATCGCCTCCTCCAACCCGCCGCCGGCTGCGGCTTCCAAGCCCGAATCCGACGACCAGGAGCCCACTCCGCCgggcaaggacaagaagaagcGCAAGGCCGGGGCGGAGAAGGTGGCGCCTGAGCCCTCTCCGTCCggcaaggccaagaagaaggcactCTCCGAGCTCACTCCTTCCAGCGAGGGGAAGAAGAAGCACAAGGCCCAGCCGGAGAAGACTGCGCCGTGGAACAAGCTTGAGAAACCTGGACAGCCCAGGCGCTGGACAGTCGAGGACGAGCTCAAGATCCTGGAGGCTCTTGTTCGCCACGTCAAGGCCAATGGCACCCAGCCGGGCGCTGGTGAGCTTATTGCCGTGGTTGGTGGCAGCCTCGAGAGGAAGAACTGCACCAAGACGGAAATGTATGAGAAGGTGCGGAACATCAGGCAGCGGTATGAGAAAGCGGTGAGCACAGGCGCTCTGCCAGAGAAAGATGATGACCTCCGCAAGTTCAAGCTCTCGGAGCAAGTCTGGGGAGCAAATGCAAAGCAGGTGGCTGCAGCCACCATGGCTCAAAATGAGGCTGCTTCCTTAAAGAGCAAGAAGAAGGGGCAGACTAGCAAGGAGAAAACAGAGGGCCATtcaaagggtggtgcagcaaaggaGGCAACCGCTAGCGCCGATGAAACAGAGGGCTATTCAAAGGGTGCTACAGCAAAGCAGGCCACCGAAGAGAAGGTAGAAGAAGATGGCAAGGGCAGGTCATCAAAGAAGGCCAGCACTGCTGATACTCCTGCTAAGAGTAGAAAGCGGGGAAACCACAATGAGGAATTGGAAGGCGATGCAAAAACTGCCACTACAAAGGAGACCGTGGATACTACCACTCAAAATGGTGGCACTTTGGTGAGGAGCAAGAGTGGAAAGTCTGACAAAGAGAAAGCGGATGGAGATGCTGAGAGCCCCACACCAACGGAGGATATGGCTGACGCTCAAAATGGTGGCACCCTTGCTCTGTATAAGACGGAAGGGGAAGCTCATGAAGAGAAAATGGACACAGATGCTAATGTGAAAGGCACGCGCAAAGGGTTTGAGGAATTGCAGAAATTGTACCCCAACCTTACCTCTTATGTGGAGGACATCCAGGCCCAGCATCCATGTGGGGAGACACTGAAGAGAGCATTTGAGTTCATTCCTGATGAGAAGGCATGTACTTTGGAATCCAAGATCAAGAAGCAAAGAGTAGCTGAGTTGAGGATGGAGATGCGCCGATCTGACACAAAGAAGGAGGTGACCAACATATTCATAGGATTGCTGGACTAA